A region of Paractinoplanes abujensis DNA encodes the following proteins:
- a CDS encoding methyltransferase, producing MTTTDTVPASTGEDSKAADEALLQLGRELKNSGYRFTTVTPATHALINRRPGNAAAAGVRDVFGWSRPFAPEVLPAPIFDLLRAADALERSGDLWRSRVRFSSYDDELFVHSAFPTDAPDSVFFGPDTYRMADCAAAHVTARERPPARVADIGTGTGAGAITVAKRAPGAEVFAVDINDTALRYARINAALAGTSGVRPCHSNLLDAVDGQFDLIVSNPPFMIDPAGRTYRDGGGEHGNELSLTIIDVAAERLAPGGSLVLFSGCGIIDGHDPLRAAAAGRLEGTGLTWTYREVDPDVYDEELAGPAYSRAERIAVVLLTATRPR from the coding sequence ATGACGACGACCGACACCGTTCCCGCGTCCACCGGCGAGGACAGCAAGGCCGCCGATGAGGCGCTGTTGCAGCTGGGCCGGGAGCTGAAGAATTCCGGCTACCGATTCACCACCGTCACCCCGGCCACCCACGCCCTGATCAACCGGCGCCCCGGGAACGCCGCCGCGGCCGGCGTGCGCGATGTGTTCGGCTGGAGCCGGCCGTTCGCGCCGGAGGTACTGCCCGCCCCGATCTTCGATCTGCTGCGGGCCGCGGACGCTCTGGAGCGCAGCGGCGACCTGTGGCGCAGCCGGGTGCGGTTCTCCTCGTACGACGACGAGCTGTTCGTCCACTCGGCGTTCCCGACCGACGCGCCCGACTCGGTGTTCTTCGGCCCCGACACGTACCGGATGGCCGACTGCGCCGCGGCCCACGTGACCGCCCGGGAACGCCCGCCGGCCCGAGTGGCCGACATCGGCACCGGCACCGGTGCGGGCGCGATCACCGTGGCCAAGCGGGCGCCCGGGGCGGAAGTGTTCGCCGTCGACATCAACGACACCGCGCTGCGCTACGCCCGGATCAACGCCGCGCTGGCCGGCACGAGCGGGGTGCGGCCCTGCCACAGCAACTTGCTGGACGCGGTGGACGGCCAGTTCGACCTGATCGTCTCCAACCCGCCGTTCATGATCGACCCGGCCGGGCGCACCTACCGCGACGGCGGCGGCGAGCACGGCAACGAGCTGTCGCTCACGATCATCGACGTGGCCGCGGAACGTCTGGCCCCGGGCGGCTCGCTCGTGCTGTTCAGCGGGTGCGGCATCATCGACGGCCATGACCCGCTGCGGGCGGCGGCGGCCGGCCGGCTCGAGGGCACCGGCTTGACCTGGACGTACCGCGAGGTCGACCCGGACGTCTACGACGAGGAGCTGGCCGGGCCCGCGTACTCCCGGGCCGAGCGGATCGCCGTGGTCCTGCTGACCGCGACCCGGCCCCGATGA
- a CDS encoding manganese catalase family protein, which yields MFKHVDYLQYQAKPEKPDAFFAAKLQELVGGQFGEMTVMMQYLWQGWSCRVPGKYKDMIMDIATEEIGHVEMLTTMLARLLEGGPAEATEKAAAANPVLAAVLGGQNPQHSIVTGGSAMPTNSQGVPWNAGYIVASGNLLADFRSNVSAEAQSRLQTSRIYNMTDDRGVKDMLQFNLARDTYHQQQWLLGIEQLIEDGYTENGIEDSNGEFEKQDQNHTFYSFDPESTAGEGRWARGPALNGKDEIIYVPDAQPLTDDKPLGPAPDPKLFVTYDGSMGKGKPGTGAGAHAQGVANVVNKIKGALD from the coding sequence TGTTCAAGCACGTTGATTACCTGCAGTACCAGGCCAAGCCCGAGAAGCCCGACGCGTTCTTCGCGGCCAAGCTCCAGGAGCTGGTCGGCGGCCAGTTCGGCGAGATGACCGTGATGATGCAGTACCTGTGGCAGGGCTGGTCGTGCCGGGTGCCCGGCAAGTACAAAGACATGATCATGGACATCGCGACCGAGGAGATCGGCCACGTCGAGATGCTCACGACGATGCTGGCCCGGCTGCTCGAGGGGGGCCCGGCCGAGGCCACCGAGAAGGCCGCCGCGGCCAACCCGGTGCTGGCCGCGGTGCTGGGCGGGCAGAACCCGCAGCACTCGATCGTCACCGGCGGCAGCGCGATGCCGACCAACAGCCAGGGTGTGCCGTGGAACGCCGGTTACATCGTGGCCAGTGGCAACCTGCTCGCCGACTTCCGTTCCAACGTCTCGGCCGAGGCGCAGAGCCGGTTGCAGACCAGCCGCATCTACAACATGACCGACGACCGCGGGGTCAAGGACATGCTGCAGTTCAACCTGGCCCGCGACACCTATCACCAGCAGCAGTGGCTGCTCGGCATCGAGCAGCTGATCGAGGACGGTTACACCGAGAACGGGATCGAGGACTCCAACGGCGAGTTCGAGAAGCAGGACCAGAACCACACGTTCTACAGCTTCGACCCGGAGAGCACGGCCGGTGAGGGCCGGTGGGCGCGAGGTCCCGCGCTCAACGGCAAGGACGAGATCATCTACGTGCCGGATGCGCAGCCGCTGACCGACGACAAGCCGCTGGGGCCCGCGCCGGACCCGAAGCTGTTCGTCACGTACGACGGGTCGATGGGCAAGGGCAAGCCGGGCACCGGCGCCGGTGCGCACGCCCAGGGTGTGGCCAACGTCGTCAACAAGATCAAGGGCGCGCTGGACTGA